The proteins below are encoded in one region of Candidatus Planktophila lacus:
- the ettA gene encoding energy-dependent translational throttle protein EttA, whose amino-acid sequence MAEFIYTMKKARKAHGEKVILDDVTLMFYPGAKIGVVGPNGAGKSTVLQIMAGLQQPSNGEAYLTPGYTVGILMQEPILNEEKNVIDNVKEGVAETVAMLDRFNAISDEMSQPDADYDKLLAEMGDLQEKLDHRNAWELDSQLEQAMDALRCPPPDADVKVLSGGEKRRVALCKLLLEAPDLLLLDEPTNHLDAESVLWLEQHLNKYPGAVVAITHDRYFLDNVAQWILELDRGRAYPYEGNYSTYLETKATRLKIEGQKDAKRAKRLTEELEWVRQNAKGRQVKSKARLARYEEMAAEADKMRKLDFDEIQIPPGPRLGNVVVEVENLVKGFGDRILIDNLSFTLPRNGIVGVIGPNGAGKTTLFKTILGLEKADSGTVKIGETVKIAYVDQSRGGIDGSKSLWEVVSDGLDFIKVGQVEMPSRAYVSAFGFKGPDQQKKAGVLSGGERNRLNLALTLKLGGNLLLLDEPTNDLDVETLGSLENALLEFPGCAVVISHDRWFLDRVATHILAYEGDSSWFWFEGNFESYEENKISRLGADAARPHRATYRKLTR is encoded by the coding sequence ATGGCTGAGTTCATTTACACGATGAAAAAGGCGCGCAAAGCGCATGGTGAAAAGGTAATTCTCGACGACGTCACCTTGATGTTCTATCCCGGAGCAAAGATTGGCGTGGTCGGTCCTAACGGCGCTGGTAAGTCAACGGTCTTGCAGATCATGGCTGGCTTGCAGCAACCATCAAATGGTGAGGCATACCTAACTCCTGGTTACACCGTCGGCATCTTGATGCAGGAACCAATTTTAAATGAAGAGAAAAATGTAATTGATAACGTTAAAGAGGGTGTTGCTGAAACCGTTGCAATGCTCGATCGCTTTAATGCGATTAGTGATGAGATGTCACAGCCTGATGCCGATTACGACAAGTTACTTGCCGAAATGGGTGACCTTCAAGAAAAGCTAGATCACCGAAATGCTTGGGAGCTAGATTCACAACTTGAGCAGGCGATGGATGCCCTGCGCTGTCCACCACCTGATGCTGATGTGAAGGTTCTATCTGGTGGAGAAAAGCGCCGCGTTGCACTTTGTAAGTTGCTCCTGGAAGCACCAGATCTTTTACTTCTCGATGAACCGACAAACCATCTTGATGCCGAATCTGTTCTGTGGCTCGAACAACATTTAAATAAATATCCTGGCGCAGTCGTTGCGATTACGCACGATCGTTACTTCCTCGACAACGTTGCACAATGGATCCTCGAACTCGATCGTGGTCGCGCTTATCCATATGAAGGTAACTACTCAACTTATCTAGAGACCAAGGCAACGCGTCTGAAAATCGAAGGACAGAAAGATGCCAAGCGCGCTAAGCGTTTAACTGAAGAACTTGAATGGGTTCGCCAGAACGCAAAGGGGCGCCAAGTTAAATCAAAGGCGCGTCTTGCTCGTTACGAAGAAATGGCGGCAGAAGCCGACAAGATGCGTAAGCTGGACTTTGATGAAATTCAGATTCCACCTGGACCACGTCTTGGAAATGTTGTTGTTGAGGTAGAAAACTTAGTTAAAGGTTTTGGCGATCGCATCTTGATCGATAACCTTTCATTTACCTTGCCGCGCAACGGAATCGTTGGAGTCATCGGGCCTAACGGTGCCGGAAAGACAACGCTCTTTAAAACTATTCTCGGTCTCGAAAAAGCAGATTCTGGAACTGTAAAAATTGGTGAAACGGTAAAGATCGCCTATGTCGATCAGTCACGCGGTGGTATCGATGGTTCTAAATCACTTTGGGAAGTTGTCTCAGATGGTTTGGACTTTATAAAGGTCGGCCAAGTTGAAATGCCTTCTCGTGCATATGTATCTGCATTTGGATTTAAGGGCCCTGATCAGCAGAAGAAGGCCGGCGTGCTCTCAGGTGGAGAACGCAACCGCTTGAACTTGGCGTTGACTTTAAAGCTCGGTGGAAACCTATTACTTCTCGATGAGCCAACGAACGATCTCGATGTAGAAACTCTGGGATCACTTGAAAATGCGCTCCTGGAATTTCCGGGTTGTGCAGTTGTGATCTCTCACGATCGTTGGTTCCTTGACCGTGTAGCAACACACATCTTGGCCTACGAAGGCGATTCCAGTTGGTTCTGGTTCGAAGGAAACTTCGAATCTTATGAAGAGAACAAGATCTCTCGCCTTGGTGCAGATGCCGCGCGTCCGCATCGTGCGACCTACCGAAAGCTAACCCGTTAA
- the orn gene encoding oligoribonuclease — MTTPLPHLIWIDCEMTGLDLASDALVEIAVLVTDSDLNVIGEGVDLVIATTPEKLAGMNEYVTQMHTTSGLITEIPNGVTASQAEDAIIKYLESTETVAGKSPLAGNSVSVDRNFIARDMPRLNEYLHYRTVDVSSIKELARRWYPKTYFAAPAKTGNHRALGDIQDSIAELAYYRSTLFIPTATTAESN, encoded by the coding sequence ATGACTACACCTCTGCCCCACCTGATCTGGATCGATTGCGAAATGACCGGACTCGACTTGGCATCTGATGCCTTGGTTGAGATTGCGGTCTTAGTGACCGATTCTGACCTCAATGTAATTGGTGAAGGTGTAGATCTCGTTATCGCAACGACCCCTGAAAAATTGGCGGGCATGAACGAGTACGTAACCCAAATGCACACAACCTCAGGTTTGATCACTGAAATTCCAAATGGAGTAACTGCAAGTCAAGCCGAAGATGCGATTATTAAATATCTCGAATCCACCGAAACTGTTGCAGGTAAATCACCACTTGCGGGAAATTCCGTTAGCGTCGATCGCAATTTCATCGCCCGCGATATGCCCCGCCTTAATGAATACCTGCACTACCGAACTGTCGATGTTTCATCGATTAAAGAGTTGGCACGACGCTGGTATCCCAAGACCTATTTCGCAGCCCCCGCCAAGACCGGCAACCATCGCGCGCTGGGTGATATCCAAGATTCGATCGCTGAACTGGCGTATTACCGCTCAACCTTATTTATCCCGACCGCTACGACAGCCGAGTCAAACTAG
- a CDS encoding inorganic diphosphatase, with product MIFDVVVEIPAGSRNKYEINHTTGEVRLDRMLFTATRFPHDYGFVKNTLSNDGDPLDALIMLDEPTFPGCVVSCRVIGMFRMTDEKGGDDKLLCVAAGDIRKSNLNDLDDVPVYELDEIKHFFEVYKTLEPGKEVHGGDWVGHDAAEEEILASYKRYNETH from the coding sequence ATGATCTTCGACGTTGTAGTTGAAATCCCTGCTGGCTCGCGCAATAAATACGAAATCAATCACACAACTGGTGAAGTTCGTCTTGATCGCATGCTCTTTACCGCAACGCGCTTTCCGCACGATTATGGATTTGTAAAGAACACTCTCTCAAACGATGGCGATCCACTCGATGCTTTGATTATGTTGGATGAACCAACATTTCCTGGCTGCGTAGTTTCTTGCCGCGTTATAGGAATGTTCCGCATGACCGATGAAAAAGGCGGAGACGACAAGTTGCTCTGCGTTGCCGCTGGAGACATTCGTAAATCAAATCTCAATGATCTAGACGACGTCCCTGTTTACGAACTCGATGAAATCAAGCACTTCTTTGAGGTTTACAAGACGCTCGAGCCAGGTAAGGAAGTTCACGGCGGAGATTGGGTCGGACACGACGCCGCTGAAGAAGAAATCCTCGCGTCATATAAGCGATATAACGAAACCCACTAA
- a CDS encoding ammonium transporter, translating to MIDVNTGDTAWVLASAALVLFMTPGLAVFYGGMVRAKSALNMMMMSFAAIGVSTIIWVLYGYSLAFGKSNGGLIGNFDHIGLSNTLDQVTGAEGHQIPVLAFAMFQLTFAIITVALLSGAIADRAKYGSWVVFVAVWITLVYLPIAHWAFATQGGNGGWIIDKLGALDFAGGTVVEINSGAAALALALVLGKRDGFKRDPMRPHNMPLVLLGAGMLWFGWFGFNSGSALSAGSLAATAVINTQISTAAAAMTWIAYEKKRDGKATTLGVASGAIAGAVAITPACGFLNPMGALVLGLIAGVASAWAVTRKYKFGYDDSLDVVGVHGMGGLIGMLFIGLAATVTANAAGKDGLFFKGGTDLLQSQVIAIVAVATFSFCATWLIATVISKTIGFRAFRDDELNGLDTTYHAESAYDITGNSNRY from the coding sequence GTGATTGATGTAAATACTGGTGATACCGCTTGGGTTCTAGCAAGCGCTGCCTTAGTTCTTTTCATGACACCTGGTTTGGCAGTTTTCTATGGTGGCATGGTTCGCGCCAAGAGCGCGCTAAATATGATGATGATGTCATTTGCCGCAATCGGTGTGTCAACGATTATCTGGGTGCTTTATGGATATTCGCTGGCCTTCGGTAAATCAAATGGTGGATTAATCGGAAACTTCGATCACATTGGTTTATCAAATACTTTGGATCAAGTAACTGGTGCAGAAGGTCATCAGATTCCAGTTCTTGCCTTTGCCATGTTCCAATTAACTTTCGCGATCATCACCGTTGCCCTTCTTTCGGGCGCAATCGCAGATCGTGCAAAGTACGGCTCATGGGTTGTCTTCGTAGCCGTTTGGATAACTCTGGTTTACCTACCTATCGCTCACTGGGCATTTGCCACACAAGGCGGTAACGGTGGATGGATCATCGACAAACTTGGCGCACTCGATTTCGCTGGCGGAACTGTTGTTGAAATCAACTCAGGCGCAGCAGCGCTAGCTCTTGCACTAGTTCTCGGAAAGCGGGATGGTTTCAAACGCGATCCAATGCGTCCACACAATATGCCGTTAGTTCTTCTTGGCGCAGGAATGCTCTGGTTTGGATGGTTTGGATTTAACTCGGGATCCGCACTATCTGCAGGATCTCTTGCAGCAACAGCAGTGATTAACACTCAAATTTCTACTGCAGCTGCAGCCATGACCTGGATCGCTTATGAAAAGAAGCGTGATGGCAAAGCAACAACCTTGGGCGTTGCATCTGGTGCAATCGCTGGCGCAGTAGCAATCACGCCTGCATGTGGTTTCTTAAACCCAATGGGCGCGCTAGTTCTTGGACTAATCGCAGGTGTTGCATCTGCTTGGGCGGTAACTCGCAAATACAAGTTCGGATATGACGATTCACTAGATGTTGTCGGCGTTCACGGCATGGGCGGACTTATCGGAATGCTCTTTATCGGTTTGGCAGCAACAGTTACTGCTAATGCTGCAGGTAAAGATGGCCTCTTCTTCAAGGGTGGCACGGACCTACTGCAATCTCAGGTAATCGCGATTGTCGCTGTTGCAACCTTCTCTTTCTGCGCAACATGGTTAATCGCAACCGTGATTTCAAAGACCATCGGCTTCCGAGCATTCCGCGACGACGAACTAAATGGCCTCGATACGACTTATCACGCCGAATCGGCATACGACATAACCGGAAACTCAAACCGGTACTAG
- a CDS encoding P-II family nitrogen regulator produces MKLITAIVKPAKVDDIKVALQAAGVHGMTVSETRGFGRQKGHTEIYRGAEYTVDFIPKVRIELLAEDADAANLVDIIANTANTRSIGDGKIWVTPVETVVRVRTGERGADAL; encoded by the coding sequence ATGAAGTTAATAACTGCAATCGTTAAGCCAGCAAAGGTCGACGACATCAAAGTTGCTCTACAAGCAGCCGGCGTTCACGGCATGACCGTCTCTGAAACCCGCGGCTTTGGCCGTCAAAAGGGCCACACCGAAATTTATCGCGGCGCTGAATACACAGTTGATTTCATTCCAAAGGTGCGCATCGAACTTCTTGCAGAAGATGCTGATGCCGCAAACCTTGTAGACATCATTGCAAACACTGCTAACACGAGATCTATCGGTGATGGAAAGATCTGGGTTACCCCAGTTGAAACCGTTGTTCGTGTGCGCACTGGCGAGCGCGGAGCAGACGCTCTTTAA
- a CDS encoding HNH endonuclease family protein, with the protein MSRWQIRIAVLLAAGVFMGQVPVEASTKTAEAVLETLAVKGRAPKTGYERSQFGPAWSDVDRNGCDTRNDILSRDLTSIVFKSGTRDCVVISGILVDPYSGEKISFERGVKSSMDVQIDHVVALSNAWQTGAFKLSYEKRREFANDPMNLLAVKGRLNSQKGDGDAATWLPPLKNIRCAYVSQQIVVKAKYGLWVTPPEKAAMQSLLAKCPGFKAPTN; encoded by the coding sequence ATGAGTCGCTGGCAGATACGTATTGCGGTGCTATTGGCCGCAGGCGTTTTCATGGGTCAAGTACCAGTTGAGGCTTCAACCAAGACAGCGGAAGCGGTATTGGAAACATTGGCCGTTAAAGGTAGAGCGCCAAAGACTGGGTACGAGAGATCGCAATTTGGTCCGGCATGGTCTGATGTCGATCGCAATGGCTGCGATACCCGCAACGATATTTTGTCTCGTGATTTAACTTCAATCGTTTTCAAATCAGGGACCCGCGATTGCGTGGTTATATCTGGGATATTGGTTGATCCGTATTCGGGGGAGAAGATCTCATTTGAACGCGGCGTGAAGTCCAGCATGGATGTGCAGATAGATCACGTTGTGGCGTTATCAAATGCCTGGCAGACCGGCGCCTTTAAGTTGAGTTACGAGAAACGTCGTGAATTTGCCAATGACCCGATGAATTTACTGGCGGTAAAGGGCCGCCTTAATTCGCAGAAAGGCGATGGCGATGCTGCGACTTGGCTTCCGCCTCTAAAAAATATTCGATGTGCTTATGTGTCACAACAAATAGTTGTGAAGGCGAAGTATGGCCTCTGGGTTACACCACCTGAAAAGGCCGCGATGCAATCCCTGCTTGCTAAATGCCCAGGCTTTAAAGCACCGACAAATTAA
- a CDS encoding cysteine desulfurase-like protein has protein sequence MSYDVNKVRASFPSLNTGLAFFCGPGGSQVPDVVGKTISDAITKPISNRNVNTESEKNAEEIVLSFRAAVADLIDVDPRGVVYGRSWTQLTYDFSRTLAKNWGPGDEVVVTTLDHDSNVRPWVQAAEAVGTTVRWAQLDPNTTELSVEAVESVLSAKTKLVAVTGAGNTIGTRPDLKAIGAAVHKVGALFYVDAVHLTPHAPISAKEIGADFIGFSFYKMFGPHCAALAAAPALLETLQNDKLLPATNMVPERFEFGTLPYELMAGSVAAIEYIANLAPGGATSRRDKIVNSMRALEAYEDELLEYMESSLKELPGITLYGHAKKRTPTLYFSFKGFESAEIYKAMAKKAVTLPASNFYALETSRKLGLGDAGALRAGLAPYSTRDDIDRLVGGLKEIIG, from the coding sequence ATGAGCTATGACGTCAACAAAGTCCGTGCAAGTTTCCCATCGTTAAATACCGGCCTCGCATTTTTCTGTGGACCAGGCGGAAGCCAAGTACCTGACGTTGTTGGCAAAACGATCTCCGATGCCATCACTAAGCCGATTTCTAATCGCAATGTGAATACTGAGTCTGAAAAGAACGCGGAAGAAATCGTTCTAAGTTTTCGTGCGGCAGTTGCAGATTTAATCGATGTGGATCCACGTGGCGTTGTCTATGGCCGATCCTGGACTCAGCTGACGTACGATTTTTCACGCACCCTTGCCAAAAATTGGGGGCCAGGAGATGAAGTTGTAGTCACAACTCTCGATCACGATTCCAATGTTCGCCCCTGGGTACAGGCGGCAGAAGCGGTAGGCACAACCGTTCGGTGGGCACAGTTAGATCCAAATACAACAGAGTTGTCAGTAGAAGCCGTCGAATCCGTTTTATCTGCCAAAACTAAACTTGTTGCAGTAACCGGGGCTGGAAACACTATTGGTACTCGCCCCGACTTAAAGGCGATTGGTGCCGCAGTCCACAAAGTTGGTGCACTCTTCTATGTCGATGCAGTTCACCTAACCCCGCACGCACCAATCAGTGCAAAAGAGATTGGCGCCGATTTCATAGGGTTTTCCTTCTACAAGATGTTCGGCCCACACTGCGCAGCACTGGCTGCTGCTCCGGCACTTCTTGAAACTTTGCAGAACGATAAGTTGCTTCCTGCAACTAACATGGTTCCGGAAAGATTTGAATTCGGTACCTTGCCTTATGAATTAATGGCGGGAAGCGTTGCAGCAATTGAATACATTGCAAATCTCGCGCCAGGCGGTGCCACAAGCCGTCGTGACAAGATTGTTAACTCAATGCGTGCGCTTGAAGCCTATGAAGACGAACTCTTGGAATACATGGAAAGTTCGCTCAAAGAGCTTCCAGGCATAACTCTCTACGGCCATGCTAAGAAACGCACGCCTACGCTTTACTTCTCATTCAAAGGCTTTGAAAGTGCAGAGATCTATAAAGCTATGGCGAAGAAGGCCGTGACACTTCCGGCATCTAATTTCTATGCCTTGGAAACTTCTCGCAAGCTTGGGCTCGGTGATGCAGGTGCTCTTCGTGCCGGATTGGCGCCTTATTCCACGCGCGACGATATTGATCGTTTAGTGGGTGGATTGAAAGAAATCATTGGGTAA
- a CDS encoding alpha/beta fold hydrolase, with protein sequence MTQTRQNFTLSVGRNLEYLTNGLKSEAAIILHAGTTQDIAGWQTWLDYFASKGIFALSFGRSGYAGSTNQPGRITLDVAKDVAELSQHLGITKFVNLGLSGGGQHAIATGLDPRSVGVVTVGSLAPFAELGERFYDGMQQADLDEYADALRDINDLIKRFQGWQDGNVADSVAGAELSERDQLAASKPTWKVVLDSCAFTMEKGWDWVADDYSSYLQPWGFDPRDVKVPTVIWQAELDKNVPVQHGKWLAEHMPNNRFDLRAGESHLGLYVNYEEEIMQSAIALLTSS encoded by the coding sequence ATGACGCAGACTCGCCAGAATTTCACGCTCTCCGTTGGACGCAATCTTGAGTATTTAACCAACGGACTCAAATCAGAGGCCGCGATTATTCTGCATGCCGGAACTACACAAGACATAGCTGGTTGGCAGACCTGGCTTGATTACTTTGCTTCGAAAGGCATATTCGCGCTCTCATTTGGACGAAGTGGATATGCCGGAAGCACCAACCAGCCAGGGCGTATAACTCTTGATGTAGCCAAAGACGTTGCCGAACTTTCCCAACATCTCGGGATAACCAAGTTTGTAAACCTAGGACTTTCTGGTGGTGGGCAACATGCGATTGCTACAGGACTTGATCCTCGTTCAGTTGGCGTTGTAACGGTCGGAAGCTTGGCTCCCTTTGCTGAACTCGGTGAGCGCTTCTATGACGGCATGCAACAAGCTGATCTCGATGAATACGCAGATGCACTGCGCGATATCAACGACTTAATCAAACGTTTTCAGGGTTGGCAAGATGGAAACGTTGCCGATTCCGTTGCTGGAGCAGAATTGAGCGAACGCGATCAATTGGCAGCCTCAAAGCCAACTTGGAAGGTGGTGCTCGATTCCTGCGCCTTCACAATGGAAAAAGGCTGGGATTGGGTGGCAGATGATTACAGCTCATACCTGCAGCCATGGGGTTTTGATCCGCGTGATGTAAAGGTGCCAACAGTTATTTGGCAAGCAGAGTTAGATAAGAACGTGCCAGTTCAACACGGAAAATGGCTTGCAGAACACATGCCAAACAACCGTTTTGATCTCCGCGCCGGTGAAAGCCACTTAGGCCTTTACGTAAACTACGAAGAAGAGATCATGCAGAGCGCAATCGCTCTGCTTACTTCTTCTTAA
- a CDS encoding sulfotransferase: MSSKVIPVFVGGTGRSGTTVVGDLLGNHSKIRTSTPIEIKFLTNKSGLVDVVFGYSSEIEKSAGKVSILNFRTYRKRKRKEKERFSKILAEFNKFIWEKWWDIDAPPPHGRGLISGIAKADLEKLLKRLEGDLKINRKWAARRFMATFISKQFGAGDEIYWVETTPMNIPEANKLQELFPNALFVNMVRDTRDVIASLLTKKWGPTTALEGLDWIEARLLAGHEALTAVKPEKKITIALEDLAIKNREATYKKLLGFLKVTDEPAMQAFFTQSMTPDAATSGRWKSEIDSPEFSTGYAAMTARLAKAGVAFQ, encoded by the coding sequence ATGAGTTCTAAGGTCATCCCAGTCTTTGTGGGCGGAACCGGCCGCAGCGGAACTACCGTCGTTGGAGATCTGCTTGGAAATCATTCCAAGATCAGAACGAGCACCCCTATTGAAATAAAGTTCCTCACCAATAAATCGGGACTAGTCGATGTGGTATTCGGATATAGCAGCGAGATTGAAAAGAGCGCAGGAAAAGTTTCAATTCTTAACTTTCGTACTTACCGCAAACGTAAAAGAAAAGAGAAAGAACGATTTTCTAAGATCCTTGCAGAGTTCAATAAATTTATCTGGGAGAAGTGGTGGGATATTGATGCGCCTCCTCCACATGGCCGCGGGCTAATCTCAGGTATTGCAAAGGCAGATCTGGAAAAATTACTCAAGAGACTCGAAGGTGATTTAAAGATCAACCGCAAATGGGCTGCCCGTCGCTTCATGGCCACGTTTATTAGTAAACAATTTGGTGCCGGAGATGAGATCTATTGGGTCGAGACAACTCCCATGAATATTCCAGAGGCTAATAAACTCCAGGAACTTTTTCCCAACGCGTTATTTGTAAATATGGTTCGCGATACTCGCGATGTTATAGCTTCGCTACTGACCAAGAAGTGGGGTCCAACAACTGCGCTAGAAGGTTTGGATTGGATTGAAGCTCGACTGCTGGCAGGCCACGAAGCCTTGACCGCAGTTAAGCCAGAAAAGAAAATTACGATCGCTCTAGAGGATCTCGCAATCAAGAACCGAGAAGCCACGTACAAGAAACTCCTTGGCTTCCTAAAGGTGACGGATGAACCCGCGATGCAGGCTTTCTTTACTCAATCAATGACTCCAGATGCGGCAACGAGCGGCCGCTGGAAATCAGAGATTGATTCTCCAGAGTTCAGCACCGGGTATGCGGCTATGACCGCCAGACTCGCAAAAGCAGGCGTGGCTTTTCAATAA
- a CDS encoding sulfite exporter TauE/SafE family protein, with the protein MNWIFFALAGSVAQLIDGTLGMGFGLTSSTLLLTLGASAAVASAAVHAAEIGTTLVSGASHWHAENIDKKILFKLAIPGGIGALLGATFLSSIDLSSAKVFISTLLLLLGFLLLYRNIFQPQVNTNSLEVTNPRFLTYLGFTGGFVDASGGGGWGPIVTPTLMTTTQIEPRKIIGTVSASEFIVAVSASVGFLANLHRLDINWAAVGGLALGGCIMAPIAARIVVKLPRKQIGILVGVAVIVINGYRIIAS; encoded by the coding sequence ATGAACTGGATTTTCTTTGCTTTGGCAGGATCGGTCGCACAGTTAATTGATGGCACTCTCGGCATGGGTTTTGGTTTAACTAGCTCAACTCTGTTGTTGACCTTAGGAGCATCTGCTGCGGTTGCATCCGCTGCAGTTCACGCCGCTGAAATCGGCACAACCTTAGTATCTGGCGCATCACACTGGCATGCGGAAAACATAGATAAGAAAATTCTCTTTAAACTCGCAATCCCAGGTGGCATTGGCGCATTGCTAGGTGCAACCTTTCTATCTTCTATAGATCTTTCTAGCGCCAAAGTCTTTATCTCAACACTTCTTCTCTTGCTTGGATTCTTACTTTTATACCGAAATATCTTTCAGCCACAGGTAAATACGAATTCACTTGAAGTTACCAACCCAAGGTTTTTAACTTATCTAGGATTTACTGGTGGTTTTGTAGATGCTTCTGGCGGCGGGGGATGGGGTCCAATTGTCACGCCAACCCTTATGACAACTACTCAGATAGAACCTCGCAAAATTATCGGCACAGTGAGCGCCTCAGAATTTATCGTTGCCGTCTCTGCCAGCGTTGGCTTCTTAGCGAACCTGCACCGCTTAGATATCAACTGGGCCGCCGTTGGCGGGCTTGCACTCGGTGGCTGCATAATGGCGCCAATCGCTGCTCGCATCGTTGTGAAGTTACCTCGTAAGCAGATCGGGATCCTCGTCGGAGTAGCTGTCATCGTAATCAACGGCTATCGAATCATCGCAAGTTAG
- the cysC gene encoding adenylyl-sulfate kinase, with product MQTPIVRLLTCGSVDDGKSTLIGRLLVETDSVPHDTIDSTRKVRRAGSIIPAGEIDFSLLTDGLEAEREQGITIDVAYRSMSLLDGRRLIISDAPGHEQYTRNMAVAASRAEISIVLVDATKGVRTQTLRHLTICSLMGVQRVLVAINKLDAVGFQESIYNEIKGEIEKTLERLDIADVHFIPLSALAGDNVVYRSKSTPWYSGETLLEAIQGWQPGKSAEATARLRVQSIARAEDFRGVTGTVHLGDFKLGDQVKIFPSNQVATIAQIISDMQSQKVAAQSDAVTLVLEPEVDITRGDLVYANQSAVTPSDRFNANLVWLNEDALIHSRSYLLVSGPSETPVIITKIRHKIDVHTGEHLSVNTLAMNEIGEVEIATNQPIALDPYKQSREFGNFILVDRTNFQTVGAGMIRHSLRRGENITAQAYEVDKTAREVAKNQRAKVIWLTGLSGSGKSTIANLLEKRLHAQGAHAYVLDGDNLRMGLNVDLGFTPEDRAENVRRVSEVAKLMVDAGLIVITALVSPFEVDRQRARSIFAEGDFIEVFVDTPVDVCISRDPKGLYKKAAKGEIPNFTGVGQDYERPTKPEITIDGTADLDASVSAILKVAL from the coding sequence ATGCAGACCCCAATTGTTCGTCTCTTAACTTGTGGCAGCGTTGATGACGGAAAGAGCACCTTGATCGGACGTCTATTGGTTGAGACCGATAGCGTTCCTCACGACACTATCGATTCAACGCGAAAAGTTCGTCGCGCGGGTTCGATTATTCCAGCGGGTGAAATCGACTTTAGTTTGCTTACAGATGGCCTTGAAGCAGAGCGCGAACAAGGAATCACAATTGATGTGGCATATCGCTCGATGTCACTTCTTGATGGACGACGTTTAATCATCTCTGATGCTCCAGGACACGAGCAATACACGCGCAATATGGCTGTTGCCGCATCACGCGCTGAGATCTCAATAGTTTTAGTCGATGCTACAAAGGGAGTGCGTACCCAAACTTTGCGCCATCTAACTATCTGTTCTCTAATGGGAGTCCAGCGAGTATTAGTTGCGATCAATAAATTAGATGCCGTTGGGTTTCAAGAGAGTATCTATAACGAGATCAAGGGCGAGATTGAAAAGACTCTAGAGCGCCTTGATATCGCCGACGTTCACTTTATTCCGCTTAGTGCGCTAGCTGGCGATAACGTTGTTTATCGAAGCAAATCAACGCCTTGGTATTCAGGCGAGACTTTGCTTGAGGCGATTCAAGGTTGGCAACCAGGCAAATCCGCAGAAGCAACTGCTCGCCTGCGCGTTCAATCTATCGCTCGTGCCGAAGATTTCAGAGGTGTTACCGGGACGGTTCACTTAGGTGACTTCAAATTAGGCGATCAGGTAAAGATCTTTCCTAGCAATCAAGTAGCAACGATTGCGCAGATAATTTCTGACATGCAGAGCCAAAAAGTTGCCGCTCAGTCGGATGCGGTGACGCTGGTACTCGAGCCAGAGGTAGATATAACTCGCGGTGATCTGGTTTACGCCAATCAAAGCGCTGTAACTCCATCTGATCGCTTTAACGCAAACCTAGTCTGGCTAAATGAAGATGCCTTGATTCATAGCCGTTCATATCTTCTCGTATCAGGACCTAGCGAGACGCCAGTAATCATCACCAAGATTCGTCACAAGATTGATGTTCATACAGGTGAGCACCTCTCAGTAAATACCTTGGCCATGAATGAAATTGGCGAAGTTGAAATTGCAACCAATCAACCAATCGCACTAGATCCATATAAGCAGTCTCGCGAGTTCGGTAACTTTATTCTGGTAGATCGCACCAACTTCCAAACAGTTGGCGCTGGCATGATTCGCCACTCATTGCGCCGTGGTGAAAACATCACCGCACAGGCCTACGAAGTCGATAAAACAGCCCGCGAAGTCGCCAAAAATCAGCGTGCAAAAGTTATCTGGTTAACCGGTCTATCGGGTTCAGGAAAATCTACGATCGCCAACCTTCTTGAAAAGCGCCTTCATGCTCAAGGTGCGCACGCCTATGTATTAGATGGTGACAATCTACGTATGGGTCTCAATGTTGATTTGGGCTTTACCCCCGAAGATCGTGCAGAGAATGTTCGTAGAGTCTCTGAAGTTGCCAAACTAATGGTCGATGCCGGGTTAATTGTTATTACAGCGCTAGTTAGCCCATTTGAAGTTGATCGCCAGCGCGCACGTTCGATATTTGCAGAAGGTGATTTCATTGAAGTATTCGTAGATACACCAGTAGATGTATGTATCTCTCGCGATCCAAAGGGTCTGTATAAGAAAGCAGCCAAGGGAGAGATCCCTAACTTCACCGGCGTAGGTCAAGATTACGAGCGCCCAACAAAACCTGAGATTACAATCGATGGCACTGCAGATCTTGATGCCAGTGTTAGCGCGATACTTAAGGTGGCTCTATGA